CGACTGCTGTCGATGACGATCTCGCCGATCCAGACCGAGCACGGGACGATCACCGGCTACCTGTGTGCGGCGCGGGACGTCACCGAGCGCGTGCAGGCCGAGCAGGCGCTGCAGACGGCGCTGGCCCACGAGCAGGAGGCGGTCGAGCGGCTCAAGGCCGTCGACGGGGTCAAGGACCAGTTCGTCGCGACCGTGAGCCACGAGCTGCGGACCCCGATGGCGAGCATCATCGGCTACACCGAGATGCTGCAGGACGCCCTCGCCGACCACCCGAACGCCCGGGCGCTGCTCGACTTCCTCGACCGGATCGACCGCAACGGCAACCGGATGCTCGTGCTGATCCAGGACCTGCTGACCCTGTCGCGGGTCGAGTCGCACGACCTCGAGCTGGTCCCCGAGGTCGTCGACCTCCGCGACCTGGTCACCGGTGCCTACGACGACCTCCGCACCCGCCTCGGCGACCGTCGCCTCGACGTCTCGCTGCGGGTGCCACCCTCCCCGGTGACCACCGAGTGCGACCCGCGCATGATCGAGCAGGTCATCACCAACCTCATGAGCAACGCGGTCAAGTTCACCCCCGACGGCGGGCGGATCATGATCTCGCTCCGCTCCAACGGCACCACCAGCCGCTTCGTGGTGAGCGACAACGGTCTGGGCATCTCCGAGACCGACCAGGAGCGCCTGTTCAGCCGCTTCTTCCGGACCTTCGAGGCGGAGACACGCCAGATCCAGGGGTCTGGACTCGGCCTCACGATCGTGCAGGCGATCGTCGCGGTGCACGGCGGCTCGATCACCGTCGACAGCGCGGTCGGGCGCGGCTCCACCTTTGCCGTCGAGCTGCCGTGCCGGCTCGACGACGCGGCTCGCGAACCGGCATGGGAGCAGGGTGCTCCGCTCGTCTCCTAGGCTGGTGGCATGACCGGCGACGAGGACTGCGTCTTCTGCAAGATCGTGTCGGGGGAGATCCCCGGTGACGTCGTCCTCTCGACCGACGAGGTCGTCGCCTTCCGCGACCTCCAACCCGTGGCGCCCACCCACGTCCTGGTGGTGCCGCGGGCCCACGCTCCCGATGCCGCCGCCACCGCGGCTGACGACCCGGCCCTTCTGGGCGCACTGGTCTCGGCCGGCGCCGAGGTGGCCCGTCAGGAGGGGGTCAGCGACTACCGCCTCGTGCTCAACACCGGCGCCGAGGCGGGCCAGAGCGTCTTCCACACCCACTTGCACGTCCTCGGGGGTCGCGCCTTCAGCTGGCCGCCCGGGTGAGGATCGTGGGGACCCGCAGGCTGCTGGTGGCGACCGCGCTGGGTGCGCTGCTCCTGACCGGCTGCGCGGCCGAGGGGCCCGCGCCGCGGGCCTCCCAGGACGAGCCCACCCCGCCCGCGACCGCGGAGGCCGAGCCCCCCGAGGTCCACCACGCCGACATCCCGGAGGGTGACTCGCGCCCGCTGCGCGAGGGCGAGCGCCGGCTCACCCTCCGGATGCCTGCCGCCTACACCCCGAGCGCCCCCCACGGGGCGGGGTCCGACGACTACCGCTGCTTCCTGCTCGACCCCCGCCTGCGCCAGGACAGCTACCTGACCGGCACCCACGTCATCCCGGGCAACCGCGAGGTGGTCCACCACGTGATCCTGTTCCGGGTCCCGCCCGAGCAGGTCGAGCGGGCCCGGACGCGTGACGACCTCGACGACGGGCCGGGCTGGACCTGCTTCGGCGGCACCGGGGTCGACGACGTCACCGACGTCGACGACGCCGGCTGGCTGGGCGCGTGGGCACCGGGTGGTGAGGAGTCGGTGCACCGCCGCGGGCTCGGCGTACCGCTCGAGGCCGGCAGCCAGATCGTGATGCAGGTGCACTACAACCTGCTGGCCGGCGACGAACCCGACGCCTCGGCGACCCAGCTCCGGCTGGCACCGGGCGACGCGGACATCACCGGCCTGGGCACCATGCTCCTGCCCGGCCCCGTCGAGCTGCCCTGCCGGAAGGGCCACCGTGGCTCGCCGCTCTGTGACCGCGACGCGGCCCTCGCCGACGTCCAGGAGCGTTTCGGCCCCCGGGCGGGGGCGACCGCCAACCTGCTCCACCTCCTGTGCGGCTCGAAGCCGCGCCCCGGCAACACCCAGTCCTGCACCCGCACGCTGTCGGAGCCGATGACCGTCCACGGGGTGGCGGGCCACATGCACCTGCTCGGACGCAGCATCACCATCGAGACGAACGCCGGCACCGACCGGGCCCGGACCCTGCTCGACATCCCCGTCTGGGACTTCGACGACCAGGGTGCTCGTCCGACCGAGCCGGTGAGGCTCTCCGCCTTCGACCAGGTCACGGTCACCTGCCGTCACGTCCAGTGGCTGCGCGACCGGTTGCCGGCCTTCGAGGGGCAGGACGAGCGCTACGTGCTGTGGGGCGAGGGGACCACCGACGAGATGTGTCTCGGCATCCTGCAGGTCACCCGCCCGTGACGAGTGGGATCCACCCCGCCCGCGTGCGTAGCATGGAAGCCCCATGACTGACACCCAGAACACGCCCGGACGTGGCGCCACCAGCACCCACCACACCGTGGTCGTCCCCAACAGCATCGACATGGTCAGCCTGCTCGGGCCCGGCGACGAGCACCTCGCGCTGCTCGAGCGCGCCTTCGACGCCGAGGTCCACGTGCGCGGCAACCGCATCACGCTGCACGGCGAGCCCGGTGAGGTCGCCCTCGCCGAGCGGCTCCTCGACGAGCTCGTGACCATCATCCGCACCGGCCAGGGCCTCAGCACCGAGACGGTCGAGCGGGTGCTCGCGATGCTGCGCGCCGAGACCACCGAGCGGCCCGCCGACGTGCTCTCGCTCAACATCCTGTCCAACCGCGGGCGCTCCATCCGGCCCAAGACGCTCAACCAGAAGCGCTACGTCGACTCCATCGACAAGCACACGATCACCTTCGGCATCGGCCCGGCCGGCACCGGCAAGACCTACCTGGCGATGGCCAAGGCGGTGCAGGCGCTCCAGGGCAAGGACGTCAACCGGATCATCCTGACCCGCCCCGCGGTCGAGGCGGGGGAGCGGCTGGGCTTCCTGCCGGGCACGCTCAGCGAGAAGATCGACCCCTACCTGCGGCCGCTCTACGACGCCCTCCACGACATGATCGACCCCGACTCGATCCCCAAGCTGCTCGCGGCGGGGACGATCGAGGTGGCGCCGCTGGCCTACATGAGGGGCCGCACCCTCAACGACGCGTTCGTGATCCTCGACGAGGCCCAGAACACCACGCCCGAGCAGATGAAGATGTTCCTCACCCGGCTCGGCTTCGGCTCCAAGATCGTGGTCACCGGTGACGTGACCCAGATCGACCTCCCGGGCGGCACCCGCTCGGGGCTCCGCGTCGTCGAGGACATCCTCACCGGCGTGGAGGACGTGGTGTTCAACCGGCTGACCAGCCACGACGTCGTCCGCCACAAGCTCGTCGGCCGGATCGTCGCGGCCTACGACGAGTTCGACGCCCGCGGCGACGGCGCCCGGGGCGATGCGGGTCGGGACGGGCGCGGCCGGTGAGCATCGAGATCATCGACGAGTCCGGCCACGGTCTCGACGTACGCCGCCTCGCCGGTCTGTCGCGCTTCGTGATGGACCAGATGCGGGTCCACCCGCAGGCGGAGCTCTGCATCAAGGCCGTCGACGAGCCGACCATCGCCCAGCTCAACGGGCAGTGGATGGAGAAGGAGGGTCCCACCGACGTGCTGGCGTTCCCGATCGACGAGCTGCGGCCCGGGCTGGTCGACGCGGAGCCGGAGGAGGGCGTGCTCGGCGACCTGGTGCTCTGCCCGGCCGTGGCCGAGCGGCAGGGTGAGCAGGCCGGGCACGGCACCGAGGCCGAGATCGAGCTGCTGACCGTGCACGGGATCCTCCACCTGCTCGGCTACGACCACGCCGAGCCCGAGGAGCACCGCGAGATGTTCGGGCTCCAGGACCAGCTGCTCGCCGGCTGGCGCACCCGCGGCAGCGACCAGCGGTGACCGGCTCCGACCTGTGGCTGCTCGGCGCGGCCGCAGCCCTGGTGGTCCTCGCGGGCGTGTTCTCCGCCGCCGACGCCGCGCTGGCGTCGTACTCCCGCGCCCGCGCCGAGGAGCTCGCCGCCGAGGGACGGGCCGGTGCCCGCCGGCTCGTGGCGCTGCTCGACGACGCCACGCGTCACCTCAACACAGCACTGCTGCTCCGGCTGCTCTGCGAGATCTCGGCGACGGTCCTGGTCACCCAGCTCGTGCGGGACCTGTGGGACGGCGACTTCTGGAAGGCGGCCCTCTCGTCGATCGCGCTCATGCTGGTGGTGTCGTTCGTCGTGATCGGCGTCGGGCCACGCACCCTGGGCCGCCAGCACGCGGAACGGGTCGCCCTCTGGTCGGCCGCGCCCCTCGCCACCGCCACCCGGGTGCTGGGCCCCGTGTCACGGGTGCTGATCATGGTCGGCAACGCGCTGACTCCCGGGCAGGGCTTCCGGGAGGGACCGTTCGCGACCGAGACCGAGCTCCGCGAGCTCGTCGACCTCGCCGAGGCCTCGGCGGTCATCGAGTCCGGCGAGCGCAAGATGATCCACTCGGTCTTCGAGCTCGGCGACACCATCGCCCGCGAGGTGATGGTCCCGCGCAACGACATCGTCTACATCGAGCGCTACAAGAACCTGCGGCAGACCATGTCGCTGTTCCTGCGCAGCGGCTTCTCCCGGATCCCCGTGACCGGGGAGAACCTCGACGACATCCTGGGCTTCGCCTACCTCAAGGATCTCGTGCGCCGCGACTTCGAGGCGCCTGACGTCGAGTTCACCCAGCGCGTGGAGGAGGTGATGCGGCCGGCGATCTACGTGCCGGACTCCAAGCCCGTGGACGCGCTGCTGTCGGAGATGCAGTCGATGCGGCAGCACATCGCCGTCGTCGTCGACGAGTACGGCGGAACCGCAGGCCTGGTGACGATCGAGGACGTGCTCGAGGAGATCGTGGGCGAGATCACCGACGAGTACGACGAGGAGGAGATCGACGTCGAGGTGCTCGACGAGGGCGTGGCCGCCCGTGTCTCGTCCCGATACCCGGTCGACGACCTCGACGAGCTCTTCGGCTTCCAGGTCGACGAGGAGGACGTCGACAGCGTGGGCGGCCTGATGGCCAAGCACCTCGGGCGGGTGCCCATCCCCGGCTCCTCGGTCGAGGCCCACGGCCTGGTGTTCGAGGCCGAGGAGACGGCTGGTCGACGCAACAAGGTCGGCACCGTGCTGATCCGACGACTCGCGCCGGTGGTGCCGGAGGCGGGGGAGGGAGACCTCGATGAGTGACCTTTCCGCCGAGGACGCGAAGCTGGTGACGCTGGCCCGCGCCACCCGGACCCGGGCCGGGGCCGCGGAGGGCGCCGCGCTCCGGGACGCCGACGGTCGCACCTACGCCGGCGCGACGGTCGACCTGCCCTCGCTGCACGTCTCGGCGGTGGGGGCCTGCGTCGCCATGGCGGTGGCGGCTGGTGTCCGCGGCGTGGAGGCCGTGGTGGTGCTGACCGAGCAGGATGAGGTGCCACGGGCCGATCGGGCTGTGCTCGCCGAGCTCGGTGGCGCCGGGGTCACGGTGCACCGCGGCGAGCCCCGGGGCACGGTGCTGGAGTCCTTCCGGACCTGAGCCTCGGGTAAAGACTTCGACGGGTTGACGGATACCTTGACCGAAATCGACCGCGCTCGGTCACAATCTGTCCATGGACGTTGTCGAAGCTGCGATTCTCCGGGAGATCGACCCCGCTGAGCTGGGCGGTCGTATCCGTGCTGCGCGTGTTGCCAAGGGCTGGACCCAGACCGACCTGGCGGGCGATCTCGTCTCCGTCGGCTACGTGTCACGCCTCGAGTCCGGCCAGCGCCGGCCCAACGCCGAGGTGCTCTCCGGGCTGGCTGCCCGGCTCGGGCTGCCCGTCGACCAGCTGCTGCGCGGCGCCAGCGCGCGCGAGCACGACGAGATCCGGCTGGAGCTCGACCTGGCGGAGTTCGCGTTCGAGAACGGCGAGGCCATCGAGGCCGAGTCGCGCGCACGCCACGCCATCGACCGCGCGACGTCGGCGTCCCTCCACGACCTCGTGGAGCGCGGGCGCTTCCTGGTCGCCCGGACGCTGGAGCAGCAGGGCGCCATCGACGAGGCGATCCTGCAGCTCGAGCCGCTGGTCACCGCCCCCGAGGGCGGCATCCTCAAGATCCAGGCCGCCATCGCGCTGAGCCGCTGCTACCGCGAGTCCGGCGACCTCGGGCTGGCGATCGAGACCGGGGAGCGGGTGCTCGAGAAGCTGTCGGGGACGCCGCTCGACAGCGCCGACGAGTCCGTGCAGCTCGCCGTCACCCTGGCCGCCGCCTACTCGGAGCGGGGCGACGTGGGCCAGGCGGTGCGCACCTGCCGCCGGGCCATCGACAAGGCCGAGACGCTGCAGTCACCCAAGGCCCGGGCCTCCGCCTACTGGAACGCCTGCATCCTGGAGACCAAGCAGGGCCGGATCCGCGAGGCCGTCCCCCTCGCCGAGCGCGCGCTCGCCCTCCTGTCGGAGGGTCGCGACGGGCGCAACCTCGCCCGGCTGCGGACCGAGCTCGCCGACATGCAGCTGCGGCTCGACCCCCCCAACGTGGAGGCGGCCCACGAGCAGCTGGCCAAGGCGGCGGTGGAGCTCCACACCTCCAGCGGCGGCGCCATCGACTTCGCGCGTCACAGCCTCTCGCGTGCCCGGGCCCTGCTGCTCGAGGGAAAGTACGACGAGGCGCGCCAGCTCGCCGCGGAGATCAACGAGGCCGTCGGTTCACGTGCGCCCATGCTGGCCGCGGACGCTCTCGCGGTGGTGGGTCAGGCCTGGGGCGGAGGCGGCAACTTCGCCGAGGCCGGCAACGCCTACCGCCAGGCAGTGCTGGTGCTGACCGGCGTGGGATCCGACCGCGAGGCGGCCGAGCTGTGGTTCGAGCTGGCCGGCCTGCTCGAGGGAGTCGGCGACATGGAGTCCGCCCGCTCCGCCTACCGCAGCGCCGCTGCCTCCGCCGGACTGCGCAGCCGGCCGGTGGTGCGCCTCGACGTGGAGTCGCGGCAGGAGATCTGAGAGCGCGCGTCCTCCTTGCGGACGCACGAAGCGGGGCCGGAGGTCTTCCTCCGGCCCCGCTTGTGTGCTCAGGGGCTGCGTGGGTCGACAGCCCTGCAGCTGGTCAGCAGCACCAGTTGTTGGTCCTGGTGTTCGACGACTTGCCGGCCTCGGCGGTGGTGGCCACGCCGGCGGTGCCGAGGGTGGCCGCCAGGGTGGTGACGAGGGCGGCGATGACGAGCTTGACCTTGCGGTTCATGACGGTCTCCTGAGGGTGTGGGTGGGTTGTGGCCGACGGACACCCGAGACAGAGCTCCGTCTTCAGCGGCTGGTCAGCAGCACCGGTGGGTGTCCTTCTCGCGGATGGTCGTGTCCTGCCGGCGTCGGCCTGGCGACGCCGGCGCACCCGAGAGTGGCGGCGTGGCGAGGGCGCTCATCAGATGCCCTGCCTCCCAGCCATGCTAGGTCCGCTGCCGTGGTGCTCGTGGGAAAACTGGTGATTTCTGTTCCCCGTGAGGCGGCTCCGGCCGAGCCGTTGCCACCCGGGTCCTAGCAGCACCAGTTGTTGCCACGGGTGATGGAGGACTTGCCGGCCTCGGCGGTGGTGGCGATGCCGGCGGTGCCGAGGGTGGCCGCGAGGGTGGTGACGAGGGCGGCGATGACGAGCTTGGCCTGACGGGTCATGTCGATCTCCTGGTGCTGTGGTGGGTGTCGTGCGTGTGGTGAACCGGGCCCCGAGAGAGGACGAACCTGCGTGTCAGGTCAGCAGCACCAGTTGTTGCCACGGGTGATGGAGGACTTGCCGGCCTCGGCGGTGGTGGCGATGCCGGCGGTGCCGAGGGTGGCCGCGAGGGTGGTGACGAGGGCGGCGATGACGAGCTTGGCCTGACGAGTCATGTCGATCTCCTGGTGCTGGTGGTGGGTATGCGCCTGATGTGCTCAGGATGGGGACTCGGAGGCAAATTGGGAAGAGGGCACGCGCAGGATTTTCCCTGTCACAGGGGCGCCGACCGGCGTGATTCACGCTCAGAATCGAGGGTCGAGCCCGGCATAGACCATCTCCGGGAAGTGGGTGCGGAATCCGGGGCGGTGTGTAAACTGGGGTCACAGGCAGGTGGCAAATCCCCCTTTTGCCCACGCCGGCCTGATTGGCGGGAGTGCCACCCACCCCCGGAACCCCGCCGAGCAACGGTGCCGCCCAACAGGCACGGAGGCTCCCCGCACTCGGTACGGGGAGCCTCTCTCGTTCCCGGACTTCCACCCGTTCCGGCCGCCGCTTCGGAGTAGCGTGGTGCCCGTGACCCTGGTCGGTCCCCACCTCCACGACCTCGCGGTGTCGCGGCTGCGGCGCTCCTACGCCGCGCTGCCGCAGGGTGAGCAGGTACGACTCGCCAAGGGCACGACGAACCTGTTCCGGCAACGGCAAAATCTGGCCGGTGGTCTAGACGTGTCGGGCCTCCGCGGGGTCGTCTCCCTCGACATCGAGGCCGCGACGGTCGACGTCCAGGGCATGTGCACCTACGAGGACCTGGTCGCCGCGACCCTGCCCCACGGGCTGGTCCCGTGCGTCGTTCCGCAGCTGCGCACGATCACGGTCGGGGGTGCCGTCAGCGGGCTCGGGATCGAGTCCACGAGCTTTCGGCGCGGGCTGCCCCACGAGACGGTGCTCGAGATGGACGTGTTCACCGGGGCTGGTGAGGTGGTGACCACCCGTCCGGGCGAGGAGCTCTTCGACACCTTCCCCAACTCCTACGGATCCCTCGGCTACGCGACCCGGCTGCGGCTCCTGCTCGAGCGGGTCCCGGGCCGGGTCTCCCTCCGGCACCTCGACGTGGACGACCCCGGTCTGCTGGCGAAGACCATCGGCCTCGTGGTCGAGACGGGCGAGCACGACGGCGTTCGGGTCGACGGGCTCGACGGGGTCTCGTTCGCGCCGGACCGGCACCGGCTGACCCTCGCCACCTGGAGCGACGAGGCGGGTCCCACCAGCGACTACACCGGGCAGCAGGTCTACTACCGGTCGGTGGCGGAGCGCGACCGCGACCTGCTGACCATGCACGACTACCTGTGGCGCTGGGACACCGACTGGTTCTGGTGCTCGCGCGCCTTCGGCGCCCAGCACCCGGTGCTGCGTCGGCTGTGGCCGCGCCGGTGGCGCCGCTCCGACGTCTACATGCGGCTGCTGGCCCTCGACCGGCGCTTCCAGGTCGCCGACCGGCTCGACCGTCGGGCCGGCCGGCCACAGCGCGAACGGGTCATCCAGGACGTCGAGGTGCCGCTCGAGGGGCTCCCGGAGTTCCTCACCTGGTTCGACGCCGAGGTCGGCATGCGACCGGTCTGGCTGTGCCCGCTCGTGACCAGCCGGGACTGGCCCACCTACCCCCTGGAGCCCGGACGCTGCTACGTCAACGTCGGGTTCTGGGGCACCGTCCACGTCGGACCGACCGCCCCGGAGGCGCCCCGCAACCGTGCCGTCGAGACGAAGGTCCTCGAGCTCGGCGGCCACAAGAGCCTCTACTCTGACGCCTTCTACGACCGGGAGACCTTCGACCGGCTCTACGGCGGCGACCACCTCGCCGCCGTCAAGCGCCGCCACGACCCCGACGACCGGCTGCCCACGCTCTACGACAAGGCGGTGCTGCGACGATGACCACGGCACGGATGACGATCGCCGAGGCGGTGACCTCCCTCCTGCGCGACGGCATGCCAGTCCGGTTCGAGGCCTACGACGGCAGCACGGCCGGGCCCCGTGACGCCGGCATCGGTCTCGAGCTGCTCAACGAGCGCGGCCTGTCCTACCTCCTGACGGCGCCCGGCGACCTCGGCATGGCCCGGGCCTACGTCTCCGGCGACCTGGTCGTCCACGGCGTCCACCCGGGCGACCCTTATCCCGCGCTGGTCGTGCTGATGAACCACCTCCGGTTCCGCACGCCCAGCGCCCGGGAGGCCGTGACGATCGTCAAGGGGCTCGGCCTGGGCACCCTCCGCCCGCCATCCCCGCCGCCCCAGGAGTCGCTGCCGCGGTGGCGGCGCGCGGTCGAGGGACTGCGGCACTCCAAGGGTCGTGACGCCGAGGTCATCTCGCACCACTACGACGTCTCCAACCGGTTCTACGAGATGGTGCTGGGTCCCTCGATGACCTACACCTGCGCCGTGTTCCCCACGCGCGAGGCGACGCTGGAGGAGGCGCAGACCGAGAAGTACGACCTGATCTGCCGCAAGCTGAACCTGCAGGCCGGCCAGCGGCTCCTCGACGTGGGGTGCGGCTGGGGCGGCATGGTGCGGCACGCCGCCCGGGAGTACGGCGTCAGGGCGCTCGGGGTCACCTTGTCGGTCCAGCAGGCATCCTGGGCCAAGGAGGCCATCGACCGCGAAGGGTTGAGCGACCTCGCCGAGGTGCGCCACCTGGACTACCGCGACGTCGTCGAGACCGGCTTCGACGCCGTCAGCTCCATCGGCCTCACCGAGCACATCGGCGTGCGCAACTACCCGGCGTACTTCTCGCACCTGCGTGACCGGCTCCGACCGCAGGGCCGGCTGCTCAACCACTGCATCACCCGCCCCCACAACCGGCGCCAGATGATCGGTTCCTTCCTCGACCGCTACGTCTTTCCCGACGGTGAGCTGACCGGTTCGGGACGGATCATCACCGAGGCGCAGGACGTCGGGCTGGAGGTCATGCACGAGGAGAACTTCCGCCTCCACTACGCGCTCACCCTGGCGGGCTGGAACCGGAACCTGCGCGACCACTGGGACGAGTGCGTCGCGGAGGTGGGCGAGGGCACCGCCCGGGTCTGGGGCCTCTACATGGCGGGGTCGCGGCTGGCCTTCGAGCGCAACCAGATCCAGCTCCACCACGTGCTGGCCACCCGCACCAGCGATGTCGGGGAGGACGGGTTCCCGCTCCGACCGCGGTGGTGACTAGCCTTGCGACGTGAGCACGCGCGCCCGGTTCCACGACGCCACCGTCGCGGCCCGGGAGCAGCTCTCCCCCCACCTGCTGCGCCTCACGCTGTCCGGGCTCCAGGACTTCGTGAGCACGGGCGTGCCCGACGAGTGGGTCGGACTCGTCGTTCCGGGGCAGTTCCAGTCGCGCTACTACACCGTGCGTGACTGGCGCGACGGACAGCTCGTCGTCGACGTCGTCGTGCACGAGGTCGGCCTGGTGACGGAGTGGGCGTCCCGGGACTGCGTCGGCGACACGGTCACGGTCAGCGACCCCAAGGGGTCCTTCGCCCTCCCGCCGGACGCCGAGTGGCTGCTCCTCGTCGGGGACCTGACGGCGCTGCCGGCGATGGCGCGCATCACGGAGGCCCTGCCGGACCTGCCGACGCGGGTCTGGGCCGAGGTCGCCGACGACCTCGACGGCTACCTGCCCGCGGGTCCCGACGTCACCTGGCTCGAGCCGCCCGCCCCGGGCAGCAGCCGACTCGCCGAGGTGGTCGAGGAGATCGACTGGCCGGCCGGTCAGGGGTACTTCTGGATGGCGGGGGAGTCCGCCCAGATGCGCGCGATCCGCAGGTTCCTCATGCGCGAGCGACAGCTGCCGTCCTCGGCGTACGACGTGATGGGCTACTGGCGCGGCGTGAAGGAGCGTCGTCCCAGGGCCGTCGACCCGGGACCCGTCTGGCGGGCCGGCAAGGCGGCGGGCAAGACCGACGAGGAGATCTGGGCCGACTACGACAGGGCACGAGATGGGCAGTGACGAGATCGGCGAGGACCCGATGAGCCAGTACGCCGGGTTCCGCAGCGGCTTCGCCTGCTTCGTGGGCCGCCCCAACGCAGGGAAGTCGACGTTGACCAACGCGCTGGTCGGCCAGAAGGTCGTCATCACCTCGGACAAGCCGCAGACCACCCGGACGGTGGTGCGGGGCATCGTCCAGCGGCCCGACGCACAGCTCGTGCTCGTGGACACCCCCGGCCTCCACCGGCCGCGGACCCTCCTCGGTGAGCGGCTCAACGACCTCGTCCGCACCACCTGGAGCGAGGTCGACGTGGTGGGCGTGTGCTTCCCGGCCGACCAGAAGATCGGACCCGGAGACCGGTTCCTGGTCGCGGAGCTCGCCAAGGTGCGGCGTACGACCAAGGTCGCGATCGCCACCAAGACCGACCTCGCCGCGCCCGACCGGATCGCTGACCACCTCCTCGACATCGCCGAGCTCGGGCGGGAGACCGGCACCGAGTGGGCCGAGATCGTCCCGGTCTCGGCCGTCGCGGGCGACCAGGTCGGTCTGCTCGCCGACCTCCTGGTCGGCCGGATGCCGGAAGGGCCGCCGCTCTACCCGGACGGGGACCTCACCGACACGCCGGAGGAGCAGCTGGTGGCCGAGCTGATCCGCGAAGTGGCCCTGGAAGGGGTCCGCGACGAGCTCCCCCACTCGATCGCTGTCGTGGTCGAGGAGATGGGCCTGCGCGAGGACCGCCCCGACGACAAGCCGTTGCTCGACGTGCACGCCAACCTGTTCGTGGAGCGCTCGTCCCAGAAGGGGATCGTGATCGGCCACCGCGGGGCACGGCTGCGCGAGGTCGGCAGTCGGGCGCGTGGGCAGATCGAGGCCCTGCTCGGCACCCCGGTCTACCTCGACCTCCACGTCAAGGTCGCCAAGGACTGGCAGCGCGACCCCCGGCAGCTCCGCAGGCTGGGGTTCTGAGGACGGCCGACCGGGCCGGTCAGTCCGGGATCCAGCACAGGCCCCACGTCTGGCCGGCCCGCCACTGGTCGGCGGTCGGCCACTCGTAGCCCCATTGGAAGTCGAGCGGGTCGTCCGCCGCCGCCTCGCCGGCGGCACGGCACGGGTCCTCACCGGCCGATCGCGCCCGAGCGACGCCCGGGTAGTCGCCGGACCCCAGACCCACGGTGCGGATCGCCCGCCACGTGTGGTCCCGGTCGCACACGACGCGCTGGAAGCCCCGGGTTCCGGGCTCCGCCGTGCCGCACACGCCGTACCGGTCACGTCCTGTCGCGGTGTCGAGCGCTCCGCGCAGCGACCCGGTCGTGGCCAGCAGGTCGCGCGCGCCGGCCAGCACGACCGCGTCGCACCGGAACCACGCGGCGCCGGCGTCCGACTGGCGCACCGTCGGGGTGAACCAGACCGCGCGCAGCATGCTGAGGCGCCGTTGCTCCTCGGTCCCACCCACGAACCGGGCCAGCAGCCGCGGACAGGCCATCGACACCTGCCGCTCGATCCGCGCAGAGTCGACGGCGAGCAGATGACCCCCGACCACGGAGTCGAGATCGCCGACGCGGAAGGTCTCGGCCGTGTGCTCGCGCCGGCACGGGACCTCGTTCCTGCCGGCCGAGGGAGAGACG
The genomic region above belongs to Nocardioides coralli and contains:
- a CDS encoding PhoH family protein, which produces MTDTQNTPGRGATSTHHTVVVPNSIDMVSLLGPGDEHLALLERAFDAEVHVRGNRITLHGEPGEVALAERLLDELVTIIRTGQGLSTETVERVLAMLRAETTERPADVLSLNILSNRGRSIRPKTLNQKRYVDSIDKHTITFGIGPAGTGKTYLAMAKAVQALQGKDVNRIILTRPAVEAGERLGFLPGTLSEKIDPYLRPLYDALHDMIDPDSIPKLLAAGTIEVAPLAYMRGRTLNDAFVILDEAQNTTPEQMKMFLTRLGFGSKIVVTGDVTQIDLPGGTRSGLRVVEDILTGVEDVVFNRLTSHDVVRHKLVGRIVAAYDEFDARGDGARGDAGRDGRGR
- the ybeY gene encoding rRNA maturation RNase YbeY; amino-acid sequence: MSIEIIDESGHGLDVRRLAGLSRFVMDQMRVHPQAELCIKAVDEPTIAQLNGQWMEKEGPTDVLAFPIDELRPGLVDAEPEEGVLGDLVLCPAVAERQGEQAGHGTEAEIELLTVHGILHLLGYDHAEPEEHREMFGLQDQLLAGWRTRGSDQR
- a CDS encoding hemolysin family protein; the protein is MTGSDLWLLGAAAALVVLAGVFSAADAALASYSRARAEELAAEGRAGARRLVALLDDATRHLNTALLLRLLCEISATVLVTQLVRDLWDGDFWKAALSSIALMLVVSFVVIGVGPRTLGRQHAERVALWSAAPLATATRVLGPVSRVLIMVGNALTPGQGFREGPFATETELRELVDLAEASAVIESGERKMIHSVFELGDTIAREVMVPRNDIVYIERYKNLRQTMSLFLRSGFSRIPVTGENLDDILGFAYLKDLVRRDFEAPDVEFTQRVEEVMRPAIYVPDSKPVDALLSEMQSMRQHIAVVVDEYGGTAGLVTIEDVLEEIVGEITDEYDEEEIDVEVLDEGVAARVSSRYPVDDLDELFGFQVDEEDVDSVGGLMAKHLGRVPIPGSSVEAHGLVFEAEETAGRRNKVGTVLIRRLAPVVPEAGEGDLDE
- a CDS encoding helix-turn-helix domain-containing protein, translating into MDVVEAAILREIDPAELGGRIRAARVAKGWTQTDLAGDLVSVGYVSRLESGQRRPNAEVLSGLAARLGLPVDQLLRGASAREHDEIRLELDLAEFAFENGEAIEAESRARHAIDRATSASLHDLVERGRFLVARTLEQQGAIDEAILQLEPLVTAPEGGILKIQAAIALSRCYRESGDLGLAIETGERVLEKLSGTPLDSADESVQLAVTLAAAYSERGDVGQAVRTCRRAIDKAETLQSPKARASAYWNACILETKQGRIREAVPLAERALALLSEGRDGRNLARLRTELADMQLRLDPPNVEAAHEQLAKAAVELHTSSGGAIDFARHSLSRARALLLEGKYDEARQLAAEINEAVGSRAPMLAADALAVVGQAWGGGGNFAEAGNAYRQAVLVLTGVGSDREAAELWFELAGLLEGVGDMESARSAYRSAAASAGLRSRPVVRLDVESRQEI
- a CDS encoding FAD-binding oxidoreductase — encoded protein: MTLVGPHLHDLAVSRLRRSYAALPQGEQVRLAKGTTNLFRQRQNLAGGLDVSGLRGVVSLDIEAATVDVQGMCTYEDLVAATLPHGLVPCVVPQLRTITVGGAVSGLGIESTSFRRGLPHETVLEMDVFTGAGEVVTTRPGEELFDTFPNSYGSLGYATRLRLLLERVPGRVSLRHLDVDDPGLLAKTIGLVVETGEHDGVRVDGLDGVSFAPDRHRLTLATWSDEAGPTSDYTGQQVYYRSVAERDRDLLTMHDYLWRWDTDWFWCSRAFGAQHPVLRRLWPRRWRRSDVYMRLLALDRRFQVADRLDRRAGRPQRERVIQDVEVPLEGLPEFLTWFDAEVGMRPVWLCPLVTSRDWPTYPLEPGRCYVNVGFWGTVHVGPTAPEAPRNRAVETKVLELGGHKSLYSDAFYDRETFDRLYGGDHLAAVKRRHDPDDRLPTLYDKAVLRR
- a CDS encoding cytidine deaminase; amino-acid sequence: MSDLSAEDAKLVTLARATRTRAGAAEGAALRDADGRTYAGATVDLPSLHVSAVGACVAMAVAAGVRGVEAVVVLTEQDEVPRADRAVLAELGGAGVTVHRGEPRGTVLESFRT
- a CDS encoding histidine triad nucleotide-binding protein gives rise to the protein MTGDEDCVFCKIVSGEIPGDVVLSTDEVVAFRDLQPVAPTHVLVVPRAHAPDAAATAADDPALLGALVSAGAEVARQEGVSDYRLVLNTGAEAGQSVFHTHLHVLGGRAFSWPPG